ATCTGGCGCAGCGAAGGGATTAACAATTTTCGCTCGGCCCCCCTCTCCCGAGACGGTTATAATGCCCGCCATGGCAACCGGCACATTCCGCTTCGCGGCGATCGCGACGATCGTCGTATCCGCGTCGCTCTGGGCGGGCGCGACAGCGGCCGCCGAGTGCGGCGGCGGCGAGGTCACAAGCGCGCACGCGATCGCGATGCATGGCGAGCCGAAATACGCCGAGGGCTTCCCCCACTTCGACTACGTCAACCCGGCTGCGCCAAAGGGCGGCTCGCTGCGCCAGGGCGCGCTCGGCACCTTCGACAGCTTCAATGCCTGGATCCCCAAGGGCAACGCGGTCTCGACCGGGTCGATCGAATCGCTGCTGGTCGGCAACGAGGACGAGCCGTTGTCGCTCTACGGACTCATCGCCGAGCGCCTCGAGTGGCCCGGCGACCGTTCCTGGGTCATGTTCACGCTGCGCGATATCGCGCGCTGGCACGACGGCGTGCCGATCACCGCCGACGACGTAGTCTGGTCGTTCGAGACGCTGACGACAAAGGGTTCGCCGCAGTACCGTTTCGTCTACCGCGGTGTGAAAGGGGTGGAAAAGCTCGACGCGCGCCGGGTCAAGTTCAGCTTTTCCGACGCCAGCAACCGCGAGCTGCCGTTGCTCGTGGGGCAGATGCCGATCCTGCCGAAGCATTACTGGGAGAGCCGCGATTTCGACAAGACCACGCTCGAGCCGCCGCTCGGCAGCGGCCCCTACCGGGTCAAGCGCTTCGAGCCCGGGCGCTTCGTCGAGCTGGAGCGGGTCGCGGATTACTGGGGGCGCGAGCTGCCGGTCAACGTCGGCCACAACAATATCGACCTGCAGCGCACCGACTATTTCCGCGACGACACGGCGATTCGACTCGCGCTCAAATCCGGCGATCTCGACCTGCGCCTGGAAAACCAGGCCAAGGCCTGGGCGCTCGATTACGACGTGCCGGCGGTCGAGAAAGGCTGGCTTAAAAAAGAGCGCGTCGAGCACCGCCTGCCAACCGGCATGCAGGCCTTTGTGCTGAACTCCCGCCGCGAAGTCTTCAAGAATCCGAAGGTGCGCGAGGCGCTGGCCTACGCCTTCGATTACGAGTGGACCAACCGCAACCTGTTCTTCGACGAGTACACCCGCACCCGGAGTTATTTTTCCAACTCGGACCTGGCCTCACGCGAGCTGCCACAAGGCCTCGAGCTCGAGATCCTCGAGCGCTACCGCGGCCGCGTGCCGCCGCGGGTGTTCACCGAGGAATACCGCCCGCCATCGACCGACGGCAGCGGCTGGCCGCGCGACAACCTGCGCAGCGCGTTTGCTTTACTCGCCGAGGCCGGCTGGGAGGTGGTCGACAACGCGCTCGTGCATACCGATAGCGGGCGGCCGTTCCGCTTCCAGTTCCTGCTGGTCTCCCCCGACTTCGAGCGCGTGGTGCTACCGATGATCCGCAACCTGAAGCGTCTCGGCATCGACGCCAGCGCGCGCGTGGTCGACTCGAGCCAGTACATCAACCGCCTGCGCAGCTTCGACTTCGACGCCTTCGTCTTCGTCTGGGGGCAGTCGGAAACCCCCGGCAACGAGCAGCGCGTGTTCTGGAGCAGCGCCGCGGCCGATCAGCCCGACAGCCGCAACTTCGCCGGCATCCGTGACCCGGTCGTCGACGAGCTGATCGAGGGCATGATCGCGGCCTGCACGCGCGAGGAGCTGGTCGCCTGGACCCGCGCGCTCGACCGCGTGCTGCTGTGGGGCTTCTACGTGATCCCGAACTGGTACCTGCGCTCCGACCGCGTGCTCTACTGGGACAAGTACGCGCGCCCCGCGGTGCCGGTCAAGTCCGGCGTCAACACGAGCCTGTGGTGGTACGATGCCAAACGCGCCGCCGCGCTCGAGCGGGTGATCGACAATCTCGACGCCGACAGCGAAACCGCGCCGCCGGGCGAAACGCCGGGCTGGGGCACCGTCATCGCCTGGCTGCTGGCCGGGCTCGCGGTCGCTTATTGGCTCGCGCGCCGCGCGCTGCGGCGGAAAACCTGACGGGGAGGAACCGATGGGCGCCTATATCGTTCGCCGACTGCTGCTGATGATCCCGACACTGTTCGCGATCATGGTGATCAATTTCATCATCATCCAGGTCGCGCCGGGCGGGCCGGTGGAGCAGATCATCGCCGAGCTGACCGGCACCGGCGCCGACATCACCGGGCGCGTGACCCGCACCGACGTAGGCGAAACCCTACAGTCGGCCGCCGCCGATGCCGATGCGACCGGCGGCTACCGCGGCGCCCAGGGGCTCGACCCCGAGTTCATCAAGGAGCTCGAGCA
This is a stretch of genomic DNA from Gammaproteobacteria bacterium. It encodes these proteins:
- a CDS encoding extracellular solute-binding protein, with amino-acid sequence MPAMATGTFRFAAIATIVVSASLWAGATAAAECGGGEVTSAHAIAMHGEPKYAEGFPHFDYVNPAAPKGGSLRQGALGTFDSFNAWIPKGNAVSTGSIESLLVGNEDEPLSLYGLIAERLEWPGDRSWVMFTLRDIARWHDGVPITADDVVWSFETLTTKGSPQYRFVYRGVKGVEKLDARRVKFSFSDASNRELPLLVGQMPILPKHYWESRDFDKTTLEPPLGSGPYRVKRFEPGRFVELERVADYWGRELPVNVGHNNIDLQRTDYFRDDTAIRLALKSGDLDLRLENQAKAWALDYDVPAVEKGWLKKERVEHRLPTGMQAFVLNSRREVFKNPKVREALAYAFDYEWTNRNLFFDEYTRTRSYFSNSDLASRELPQGLELEILERYRGRVPPRVFTEEYRPPSTDGSGWPRDNLRSAFALLAEAGWEVVDNALVHTDSGRPFRFQFLLVSPDFERVVLPMIRNLKRLGIDASARVVDSSQYINRLRSFDFDAFVFVWGQSETPGNEQRVFWSSAAADQPDSRNFAGIRDPVVDELIEGMIAACTREELVAWTRALDRVLLWGFYVIPNWYLRSDRVLYWDKYARPAVPVKSGVNTSLWWYDAKRAAALERVIDNLDADSETAPPGETPGWGTVIAWLLAGLAVAYWLARRALRRKT